The Tenebrio molitor chromosome 5, icTenMoli1.1, whole genome shotgun sequence genome has a segment encoding these proteins:
- the LOC138130996 gene encoding chitin deacetylase 8-like, with the protein MMMKVALFIAFCSVCVWGLPTSEKAADRCNTNNCKIEDDCRCSSGNNPIADKDNPAPQLIAITVSESVVQTLYDDYLAPLFFDRKNPDGNPIGLTFYVPHEYTDYTLVQDLYVRGYEIGDHSITKNGSQEYWRQATLEDLEEEFGGQKTIISTFAKIPAEDIVGVRTPQLQLEGDVSIDAYVNSEFKYDNSWPTMSTELFLPYTLDYASTQRCTVTMTCPTESHPHFWIAPITNIKGANDIECNSLATCLVEGTADEISTWLLDQVALVKNDTRAPLILRLDSYWFSFTKNSYEGFTKFLEEVGTQDDVFLVSVQDVVDWIENPVPATAYATSVHDDRTKDCTAVSCALTNIDGELRYMKSCVPCPEVYPWKGNPLGEA; encoded by the exons ATGATGATGAAAGTAGCGTTGTTCATAGCTTTTTGCTCTGTCTGTGTTTGGGGTCTTCCCACGTCAGAAAAAGCAGCTGACAGGTGTAATACAAATAACTGTAAAATTGAAGATGACTGTCGATGTTCGTCCGGAAACAATCCTATTGCCGACAAAGACAATCCTGCACCCCAA TTAATAGCAATCACTGTTAGTGAATCAGTTGTACAAACATTGTACGACGACTATTTGGCACCTCTCTTTTTCGACCGAAAAAATCCTGATGGCAACCCGATAGgcttgacattttatgtaccCCACGAGTACACCGATTACACCTTGGTCCAAGACTTGTACGTTCGTGGATATGAAATTGGCGATCATTCAATAAC AAAAAATGGATCCCAAGAATACTGGCGACAGGCAACTTTAGAAGATCTCGAAGAGGAATTTGGAGGACAAAAAACCATCATAAGTACATTCGCCAAAATTCCAGCCGAAGATATTGTGGGAGTACGAACACCTCAACTTCAGTTGGAGGGAGATGTCTCTATTGATGCCTACGTAAATTCTGAGTTCAAATATGACAACTCCTGGCCGACGATGTCAACAGAACTTTTTCTCCCGTACACACTAGATTATGCCTCGACCCAAAGATGCACGGTTACTATGACATGTCCCACCGAATCTCACCCTCACTTCTGGATTGCCCCCATCACCAATATTAAAGGTGCCAACGATATTGAATGCAATTCACTTGCTACTTGTCTTGTAGA gGGCACTGCTGATGAAATCTCTACGTGGCTTCTCGATCAAGTGGCTCTGGTTAAAAATGACACTCGTGCACCACTCATCTTGCGATTGGACTCTTATTGGTTCTCGTTCACAAAGAATAGTTATGAAGGGTTTACAAAATTCTTGGAGGAAGTGGGCACACAGGACGACGTTTTCTTGGTATCTGTTCAAGATGTTGTAGATTGGATTGAAAATCCTGTACCAGCCACAGCCTACGCAACTTCAGTTCACGATGACAGAACAAAAGATTGTACGGCAGTAAGCTGCGCTCTTACAAACATAGATGGTGAGCTAAGGTATATGAAGAGTTGCGTGCCATGTCCTGAAGTATATCCATGGAAGGGAAATCCTCTAGGAGAAGCTTAG